Within Quadrisphaera sp. DSM 44207, the genomic segment TCCATGACGGGCGCCCCCATGACGAAGAACTCCCAGACGTGCCCGTCCGGCTCCTGCACGCTCGCGCCGTACACGGAGTCCTCGTCCATCACGGGCCGCCACGGCTGGCCGTCCGCGCCCAGGGCCCGGGCGAGCAGGTCGCCGACCTCCTCGCGGCTGGAGGCGCTGAGGGCGCTGATCACCTCGGTGGCGCCCGGGTCGCCGACCTCGCCGGTGATGGAGTCGCTGGAGCGCGCCCGCGTCAGCAGCATGACGCAGATCGTCTCGTCGACCACGACGCAGGCGGCGCTGTCGTCGCTGCACCGGGGGTCGACGGAGGACCCGAGGGCCGTGGAGAAGGCCCTCGAGGCGTCCAGGTCCTCGACCGGCAGGTCGACGAAGATCGTCCGTGGCACGGTGGGTCCCCTCGGGTCCGCGGCGCCCGGGTGGGGTCGCCGTCCCCGGTCAGGCGCCCGGGCCGCCCCGGACTCGTCGGTGCCCGCTCGCGCCCGGGAGCGCGGTCCGGCTCAGGCGGGCTGGTCCAGGGCGCGTCCCGCGGCGAGGAGCAGGGGCACGCGCACCTCGTCGGCGCTCAGCGCGCCGTGCATGCCCACCAGCTGCGCGAGGGCGGAGCGCTGCACGCGCGAGTCGTGCACGGACGCGGGCGCCGTCATCGCCACGACGACGTCGCCGATGCGCGCCAGCACGTGGTCGGCGACGGGCCCGAACCACCCGGCGTCGACGGCCTCCTCACGGGGGACGGCGCTGAGCACGTGACCCAGCCGCGCCCGCCAGGTGTCGAGGACGTCGGGGACGGCGCCGGGCTCGCAGTAGAGCATCGGCGCGCGCGGCTCGCCGCCGGTCAGGCGCACCCCGCGCGCCAGCTCGGCGTCGTGCGCGAGGTCCCAGCGGGCGCCGGCCGGGACGTCGACCATGCCGTGGTCCGCCGTCACGGCCAGCAGCGCGTCGGCCGGCAGGCCCTCGACGAGGCGGCGCACGGCGCGGTCGACGGCCTCGAGCTCCTCGCCCCACTGCCAGGAGCCCCAGCCGTGGGTGTGCCCCGCCTTGTCCACCTCCCCCCAGTACAGGTAGGCGAGCGAGCGGGAAGCGGCGCGCAGCGCGGCCAGCGCGGCGTCCACCCGCGCCTCGAGCGAGGCGGCGGCCCGGTAGCGGCCCCCGCGCAGGGCGGCCTCTGTCAGGCCGGAGCCGTCGAAGTGGGCGGGCCCGACGCGCGTGACGAGCACCCCGGACGCCGCCAGGTGCTCGAAGACGGTCGGCTGCGGCTGCCAGCGGCGCGGGTCCGGGCCGTCGTCCCAGGAGAGCTCGTTGAGCAGGCGCCCGCTGGCGGGGTCGAGGACCTGGTACCCGACGAGGCCGTGGGCGCCGGGCAGGCGGCCGGTGCCGAAGGAGCCCATCGACGTGGCGGTCGTCGACGGGTAGCTCGCCGCGAGCACCCGGGCGCCCGGCGCCAGGGAGCGCAGGGCCGGGGCGTGCCCGCCGCGCGCGGCGAGCAGCCGCTCCCCCAGCCCGTCCACGAGCAGCACGCACACCCGCGGCGCCTGCGGGAGGGCGAAGGGCACCGGCCGCAGCGGGGAGCCCATGGCCGCAGCGACGGCGGGCAGGACGTCGGCCAGGGAGCCGGTGGCCGCGGACGGCTCGACCCCTCCGGGCGCGGGAGCGGGAGCCGGCCCGCTCACCCCGGCGCACCGGGAGGCGGGGAGGAGGCCGCGGTCAGGGCGCGCGCGAAGCGCAGGGCGGCGCGCACGGCGTCCTGGCCCTCGGCGTCGGCGCTGATGCGCAGGGAGACGTCGTCGCCGGTCACCGACCCGGTGTAGCCGTGGTCGGCGTCGCAGTCCGGGTCGGCGCACCCGGCGGGCTCGAGGTCGACGCGGCTGAGCGTGCCCCACCCGACGGTCAGCGTCAGCTCCTGCGGCGGGCCGCCGCGGCGGTGCCGCTCGGGCGCCGGGAAGCGGTGGGCGAGCACCACGGAGCGCACCGAGGACAGCGGCACCGACTCGGAGGAGCCCACCGCCACCGGCGCGCCGCCCTCGGCCTCGGGCCCGTGGTCGTCCACGTGCGCGACGACGAGGCGGGTCGGCGTCAGCGCCAGCACCGTCACGTGCCGGCGCACCGCGTCGGTGTCGAACGTGGTCTCCAGGTGCACCAGGTGCGCGCGCACGGCCTCGCCCGCGAGCGCGACGAGGACGACGTCGCCGACCAGCTCGGGGTAGTACCCGCAGCGCTCCAGCTCCGCCACGAGCGCCGGGGGCAGCTCCTCGGGCGCCTGCACGCCGCGTCCGGCGGTCGCACCGCTCCGGTCCCACATGCCGCTCATCCTCGCACCGCGGCGCCGGCGCGGGGCGCGGTCCGCGGTGAGGCGCACGTCACGCGCCGACGCGCCGGTCAGCGGGACGCGCGCCGGCGCCTGCGTCGTTGATCCCGGTGATGAGCACGAGCACCGCTGCCGCCGCCCCCGCCGTCCTCGCCGCCGGCTCCTCCGCCGCGCCGCCCGCCGACCCCGCCCTGCGCGCTCCCCGCCGGTGGGTGCCGAAGCGGGTGCTGGTGACCGCCTCCGCGGCCGAGACCGAGCACGGCCTCGGCGTCGTGCGCCGGTGCGAGGCGGCCGGGGTGGCCGACATCGAGCTGCTGCGCGCGGACCGCCTGCCCTCGCTGCGCGGCGCCGACGAGCGCGCCACCTACGCCCTGGCCAAGTCCACGCTCGCGGTCGTCACGAGCGCGCCCTCCTCCCGCCGCCTGCAGCCGGTGCCGCCGAGCGCCGACTGGCGGCTGGACCTGGCCACCGGGTGCCCCGCGCACTGCCAGTACTGCTACCTCGCCGGGTCCCTGGCCGGCCCGCCCGTCACGCGCGTCTTCGCCGACCTGCCGCAGGTGCTCGGCGCCATGGACGAGCACGTCGGGCGCGGCCGCGTGACCAGCGGCAGCGCGGCCCGCTCGGGCGAGGGCACGACCTTCGAAGTCTCCTGCTACACCGACCCCCTGGGCATCGAGCACCTGACCGGGTCGCTGGCCGCCACGATCGCCCACGTCGGCACGCACTCGTGGGCCGGGCCGGTGGGGCTGCGGTTCACGACCAAGTTCGACGACGTCTCCCCGCTGCTGGACCTGCCGCACGCCGGGCGCACGCGGGTGCGCTTCTCCGTCAACAGCGCCGGCCCCGAGGGCGCAGAGCGGTACGAGGGCGGCACCGCGCGCGTGCGCGAGCGGATCGGCGCCCTGCGCCGGCTGGCGCTGGCCGGCTACCCCGTGGGCCTGACGATCGCCCCGGTCGTCCCGGAGCCGGGCTGGCAGGAGCGCTACGGCGCGCTGCTGGACGACGTCGCGGCGGCCACCGCCGACGTCCCCGACCTCGACCTGACCGTCGAGGTGATCACGCACCGGTTCACCCCGCGCAGCCGCGAGGTGCTGCTCGGCTGGTACCCGCGCACGCAGCTGGAGATGGACCCCGAGCAGCGGGCGCTCAAGCGCGGCAAGCACGGCAGCACCAAGCACGTGCACCGGCCCGAGGTGATGGCCCAGCTGCGCACCTGGTTCCAGGACGCCCTGGCCGAGCGCCTGCCCGCCGCGCGCCTGCTCTACTTCACCTGACCGCGCTCCACCTGACCGCTCGGCCGCACCCGACCGGCGCGCGGCGGGCTCAGGAGGGCAGCGCCCGGCGGCCGGCGTCCGAGCGCCCGGCGGGCACCGCCAGCACGACCGTGGCGCCCAGGACGGCGAGCCCCGCGCGCGAGACCTGCACCGGGGACAGCTCGCTCCAGGCCACCTCGGGCAGGTCGTCGGCCAGGACCGACGCCCGGGCCAGCAGGTCCTCCAGGGCCGCGACGTCCACCGGCGGGCTGCCCTGCCCGCCCAGCAGCCGGGGCGCGGCGCGCAGCCCCCGCACCAGGTCCGCGACGTCGACGTCCGTCAGCGGCGGGATGCGGTGGGTGAGGTCCCCGAGCAGCTCGCTGGTGTCCCCGGCGAGGCCGAAGGAGACGATGGGGCCGAAGAGCGGGTCCTCCAGGGTGCGCACCAGGCAGGCGACGCCGGCGGGCGCCATGTGCTGCAGCAGCAGCTCGCGCCGGCCCCGCCCGTCGGGCGGGGCCTCGGCGAGCATGGTGGCCACGTCCGCGCGCAGCTCCGCCTCGTCGGCGATGTCGGCGCGCACGCCGCCCATGCCGGGGCGGCGCAGGCTGCGCTGGGTGGCCTTGAGCACCACGGGCCAGCCGACGCGCTCGGCGGCCCGGAGGGCCTCGGGCACGGAGGAGACCCGCTCTGCGGGCCACACCCGCACGCCGTAGCAGGCCAGCAGCGCCGCGGCGTCCTCGGCGGCGAGCTCCAGCGGCGCGTCCTCCTGCGTGCGGCCGGCCAGCAGCTCCTCGACGAGGGCGCGCGCGCCGCGGCGGTCGAGACCGGCCGGCTCCACGCGGTGGCCGGGGTCGCGGCGGCGCCACGCGGCGTAGCGCACGGTGGCCGCCAGGGCCCGCACGGCGTCCTCCGGCATGGGGTACGCCGGCACCGCGCGCGGCACGCGCCCGCCGGCGGAGGCGTCGGCGAGGGCGTCGGCGAGGGCGCCGGCGGGGGCGTCGGCGCCGAGGGGCTGCACCGAGCCCAGCGGCTGGGCGGCGTCCAGCTCGCCCAGCACGCCGCGCATGCCGACGAGGCACGCCACGCACGGCGCGTCCGAGGAGGCGGCCACGTCGCGCAGCGCCCGGGCGACCTCGACGTCGACCGCGGCCAGCGCGGGGATGAAGCAGGCGACGACGGCGTCCACCGCGGGGTCCCCGAAGACGCGCTCGAGCGCCGCGCGCACCTCCGCGGCGCCGGCCTCGGGGTGCACGGTGACCGGTTCGGCGACCTGCAGCCCCCAGCTGAGCGCCGCCTCCGCCGCCAGCGCCGCCAGGGCGTCGGAGTTGCCGACGATGCCGATGCGCTCCCCGTGCGGCAGCGGCTGGTGCACGAGCAGCTGGGCGACGTCGAAGAGCTGGTGCATGTTGTCCACGCGGACCACGCCGGCCTGGCGCAGCATCGCCTCCAGGGCCTCCCGCGGTGCGCGGGTCTCCCGCACGGCGTGCCCGGGCGGGACCGTGAAGGAGCTGACCCCGGACTTCACGGCCACGACGGGCTTGCGCCGCGACAGCTGGCGCGCCACCCGGGAGAACTTGCGGGGGTTCCCGACGCTCTCCAGGTACATGCCGACGGCGACGGTCGCGTCGTCCTCCTGCCAGTACTGCATGCAGTCGTTGCCGGAGACGTCGGCGCGGTTGCCGGCCGAGAGGAAGCTGGAGACGCCGAGGTGGCGGCGACGGGCGGCGTCCAGGACCGCCACGCCCAGCGCGCCGGACTGGCTGAAGAGGGCCAGGCCGCCCGCACCGGGCACCGTCGGGTACAGGGAGGCGTTCAGCCGCACCTCGGGGTCGGTGTTGACCAGCCCGAAGGAGTTCGGCCCCACCACGCGCATGCCGTTGGCCCGCGCCACGCGCACGAGCTCGCGCTGGCGCTGCAGGCCCTCGGGCCCGGTCTCGGCGAAGCCGTTGGAGACGACGACCACGCCGCGCACGCCGAGGGGCGCGCACTGGCGCACGACGTCGACCACCGCGGGGGCGGGCACGGCGACGACCGCGAGGTCCACCGGCGCCGGCACCTGCGCCAGGGAGCGCACGGGCTGCACGCCGCGCAGCTCCTCCGCGCGGGCCTGCGGGTGGACCACGTGCAGGTCGCCCGTGAAGCCGCTGTCGAGCAGGTCGGCCAGCAGGCGCCCGCCGACCGAG encodes:
- a CDS encoding VOC family protein codes for the protein MPRTIFVDLPVEDLDASRAFSTALGSSVDPRCSDDSAACVVVDETICVMLLTRARSSDSITGEVGDPGATEVISALSASSREEVGDLLARALGADGQPWRPVMDEDSVYGASVQEPDGHVWEFFVMGAPVMEAPAT
- a CDS encoding alkaline phosphatase family protein gives rise to the protein MSGPAPAPAPGGVEPSAATGSLADVLPAVAAAMGSPLRPVPFALPQAPRVCVLLVDGLGERLLAARGGHAPALRSLAPGARVLAASYPSTTATSMGSFGTGRLPGAHGLVGYQVLDPASGRLLNELSWDDGPDPRRWQPQPTVFEHLAASGVLVTRVGPAHFDGSGLTEAALRGGRYRAAASLEARVDAALAALRAASRSLAYLYWGEVDKAGHTHGWGSWQWGEELEAVDRAVRRLVEGLPADALLAVTADHGMVDVPAGARWDLAHDAELARGVRLTGGEPRAPMLYCEPGAVPDVLDTWRARLGHVLSAVPREEAVDAGWFGPVADHVLARIGDVVVAMTAPASVHDSRVQRSALAQLVGMHGALSADEVRVPLLLAAGRALDQPA
- a CDS encoding DUF5998 family protein yields the protein MWDRSGATAGRGVQAPEELPPALVAELERCGYYPELVGDVVLVALAGEAVRAHLVHLETTFDTDAVRRHVTVLALTPTRLVVAHVDDHGPEAEGGAPVAVGSSESVPLSSVRSVVLAHRFPAPERHRRGGPPQELTLTVGWGTLSRVDLEPAGCADPDCDADHGYTGSVTGDDVSLRISADAEGQDAVRAALRFARALTAASSPPPGAPG
- a CDS encoding radical SAM protein; translation: MSTSTAAAAPAVLAAGSSAAPPADPALRAPRRWVPKRVLVTASAAETEHGLGVVRRCEAAGVADIELLRADRLPSLRGADERATYALAKSTLAVVTSAPSSRRLQPVPPSADWRLDLATGCPAHCQYCYLAGSLAGPPVTRVFADLPQVLGAMDEHVGRGRVTSGSAARSGEGTTFEVSCYTDPLGIEHLTGSLAATIAHVGTHSWAGPVGLRFTTKFDDVSPLLDLPHAGRTRVRFSVNSAGPEGAERYEGGTARVRERIGALRRLALAGYPVGLTIAPVVPEPGWQERYGALLDDVAAATADVPDLDLTVEVITHRFTPRSREVLLGWYPRTQLEMDPEQRALKRGKHGSTKHVHRPEVMAQLRTWFQDALAERLPAARLLYFT
- a CDS encoding GNAT family N-acetyltransferase, which gives rise to MVAVQPPHVRAWEADVVLRDGGAAHLRPITPEDAERLQAFHLAQSPESVYLRFFAPMPRLSERDLRRFTTVDHVDRVALVVLVGDQIIGVGRYDRIDAETAEVAFNISDAHQGRGVGSVLLEHLAAAARENGISRFVAEVLPENRRMVQVFVDAGYEVSRHYDDGVISMAFAIDPTDRSLEVMAAREHRAEAQSLRALLHPASVVVVGASRRPGSVGGRLLADLLDSGFTGDLHVVHPQARAEELRGVQPVRSLAQVPAPVDLAVVAVPAPAVVDVVRQCAPLGVRGVVVVSNGFAETGPEGLQRQRELVRVARANGMRVVGPNSFGLVNTDPEVRLNASLYPTVPGAGGLALFSQSGALGVAVLDAARRRHLGVSSFLSAGNRADVSGNDCMQYWQEDDATVAVGMYLESVGNPRKFSRVARQLSRRKPVVAVKSGVSSFTVPPGHAVRETRAPREALEAMLRQAGVVRVDNMHQLFDVAQLLVHQPLPHGERIGIVGNSDALAALAAEAALSWGLQVAEPVTVHPEAGAAEVRAALERVFGDPAVDAVVACFIPALAAVDVEVARALRDVAASSDAPCVACLVGMRGVLGELDAAQPLGSVQPLGADAPAGALADALADASAGGRVPRAVPAYPMPEDAVRALAATVRYAAWRRRDPGHRVEPAGLDRRGARALVEELLAGRTQEDAPLELAAEDAAALLACYGVRVWPAERVSSVPEALRAAERVGWPVVLKATQRSLRRPGMGGVRADIADEAELRADVATMLAEAPPDGRGRRELLLQHMAPAGVACLVRTLEDPLFGPIVSFGLAGDTSELLGDLTHRIPPLTDVDVADLVRGLRAAPRLLGGQGSPPVDVAALEDLLARASVLADDLPEVAWSELSPVQVSRAGLAVLGATVVLAVPAGRSDAGRRALPS